Genomic segment of Candidatus Krumholzibacteriia bacterium:
GCTGGCAGCACGCGCTCGAGCGCGCCCTGTCACGCGCCGGCTGAGACCTCGCGCCGCCGTCGTGCCGCCCGCCGGCGCACGAGCAGTTCCTGGACGCGTCGATGCCGCGCGTCGGTGAGGGGCGCCCGCGTCAGCACCCAACCACCCGCCAGGAAGAACAACCCGACCACCGGCCCGAACAGGATGGCCAACCGCAGCCCCACCTCGGGTCCCTGGGTCACGGCATTCTCGTCGAAGCCGATCACACCCAGCAGGAGACCGGCCAGTCCCAGGCCAATCGCGCGCGACAACTTGGTTCCCATCTTCCACACACCGAAGTACAGCCCCTCGCGCTTGCGGCCGGTGCGCAGTTCGTCGTGGTCGACGACGTCGGCCACCATCGAGTCGAGAAGAACGATCGCACCGGCCAACAGACCGCCGACGAAGGCCATGCCGATCGGCCCCACCAGGCTTCCGGGCGGGAACAGCGGATAGACGACGATCGTCAGCACGCCCAGTCCGCCCACACCGACCAGCGCCGGCACGCGTTTGCCGTAGCGCTTCGACGCCCAGACCCACCCCGCGATCGACACGAGGAAGAACAGGAAGAAGGGCAACAACACATAGCCCACGGTCCGTTCCTCGCTCAGCCCCAGGCGGAACTCGTAGTAGTACAGACCGATCGACGCGTTGATCGCCCGGCCGATCGCCGCCACCACGAAGGCCAGCAGCAGAGGTACGAAGGCCGGGTTGCGCAGAACCTGGAGCTGTCCGCGGAACAGCGAGCGCACCGACATCGTCTGGCGCGGCCCGTCGTCGACGCGGTCCAGTCCACGCGTGGCGTACACGGTGACCACGGCGCTCAGCACGATCGGAACGGTGAGCAGCCACGAGGCCAGGTCCCGCGATCGCTGTTCCAGCGCGGGGCTCTCGCCGCCACCCAGGGCCGCGAGCACGATCGCCGGTAGGGTCAGTCCGAGCACGCTTCCGAAGACCGAGACCACCCTCCTGTAACCGAAGACCTCGGTCCGCTCGTCGCGATCGAAGCTGATCTCGCCGCCGAGCGCGAGGTGCGGCACCGAGACCACGGTCATCGCCGTGTTCACGAAGACGTAGGTGACCAGGAGGAACAGGAACTGGAAGACGTGACCGTCCAGCGTCGGCGGATTGAAGAGCAGCACGAAACCCACGGCCAGGGCGAGAGCGCCGGGCATGATGTACGGCCGCCGTTTGCCCCAGCGGCTGCGGGTGCGATCGCTCAGCCCTCCCATGAGCGGGTCGCTCACCGCATCCCACACGATGGCCAGGGCCAGAGCGAGACCGGTCCAGGCAGCAGGAAGCCCGACGACCGTGTTGTAGAACTTCAGTAGATAGATCTGCAGGAGCGTCTCGACGGCCACGACCCCGAACTCGGCCGCGCCGTAACCGAGCTTCGTCGGCCAGCGGAGTTGGTTCGGCAAGGGGGCGACCTCGATTCGGGGACGGCGTGCCGGCCCGCACTCGTTCGCGGACCGCCGACCCCCGGATGCGCCGGCGAACCCACGCGCCTCGACGTGGGTGTAGGCCTCAGGCCTGCGCGATCACCTTGAACTCGACGGCGATCGGCGTCGGCAGGCGCTCGACCTCGACCGTGGTCCGCGTGGCCTCGACGTCGGCGAAGAACTCGGCGTACACCCGGTTGAAGGCCTCGAAGTCGCGTTCCATGTCGATCAGGAAGCACTGCACGTCGATCACCCGGTCGAGCGAACTGCCGCTCGCCTCGAGGACGGTACGCACATTCTCGATCACCGCGCGGGTCTGGGCCTCGACGTCGTAGTCCTGCTTCTCGCCGCGTTCGTCCCACACCGCGCCCCCGGGCACGGCGTCGGTTCCGGGCGTGCGCGGCCCCATGCCGCTGACGAACAGCAGATCGCCGACCCGCCGGGCGTGCGGGAAGGCGCCCACCGGACGCGGGGCCTTCTCGGCGTGGACCACGCCCGCCGGGGCCGATCGCGGGGTGGGCGCTGCCGTCGTTTCGCTCGTCGTCGGACCGGTCGCGCGCGGTTCGGCCGTGTCCGGCTCCGACGACGCCTGTCCGCTCAACACGTTGCGATCACCGATGAAGACCTCCACGTCCTCCTCGTCGAACTCGAGGTCGGCCGCGCTCTTCGGCGCCGGCGTCAGCCCGACCACGGCGGCACCGGTACCCACCAGTGGCTGGTAGTCGAACACGTGTCCCTCGTAGCGGTTGCTCTGTCCCATGAGCGCCGCCAGCCACCAGATCGCCTTCATCTTCTGGTCGGCGTGGGCCTGGGCGGTGAACTCACGGGCGTGCTGGCTCACGTCCTCGAGCCGGCCCTCGGCCAGGATCTCGACGATCTTGCGGTTCCACTCGTCGTCCTTGATCGCGCTCACCCGATCCTCCGACGGTTCGATCGACCGCGTGAACATGCGATTGCTCAACGCCGTCACCGAGATCGCGATCGCCCGCTTGCCCTGTTCGCGCAGGGCGTCGCGGGCAGCCTTGCCGAGCACCAGGGTCTCGGCGCGGTCGGCGTACATGTTGCAGCTCACCACGCAGGCCGGCAGGCGGCTGTCGGGATTTAGCAGCTTCAGCGCGACCACGGTTCCGGTGTCGATCGGGAAGCCGTGGTAGGCCACCGTGCGCGCGTGCAGACCGCGACGCGTGGCGGTGCGCTGGTAGGCCGCGGCGTAGTCGGCGTCCATGCGGAAGGAGTAGGGCATGTCGCCGAGGTCGTGCCATTCCTGGTCGACCAGGGTCCATTCGGGATTCGGGTCGGCCTGGATCTGGTGGCCGATCACGCTGAGCCACTGCGTGGAGTAGAGCAGCAGCAGATCGGCCTCGGTGCGTTCGATCTCGCGGCGCACGGCTTCGAAGGCATCGCGCAGCTTCCGCCAGGGTTCGGCGCGTTCGGGACACAACAAGGGGTGGGGCTTGCCAGGAACGACGTAACCACGGGCGATCTGCGGGTCGACGAGGGGCTCGCTCATCGCGTCACCTCCGCGCGCTCGAGGTTCCACTCGACCACCGCGTTGCCGGTTCCGATCACCGTGCCGTAGGCGTGCACCTCGGCCGGCCCGGTGGGGAAGTCCATGGCGGCGAGCATCCAGCTCAACGAGCCCTCCTTGGTCTCGGCCGTGGCCTGCCGCGTGAAGTCGACCATCTCGTCGGCGATCTGGCGCGTGCGCCCGCGGCGCATGTGATCGAGCAGGCGCATGTCCCACAGGTACTGGCCGTGGTGGTAGACGTGCTCCCGGCTCATGTCCTCGGGCGTCTCGCTCTCGTGCGTGAAGTGACGGTGGCTGAGCGAACAGCTCGAGAGCACCACCGCGCGCCGGCCACTGCGTTCGATCGCGCGGCGGGTGGCGTGGCCGAGGGAGATCATCTCCTCGTGGCCCACGTCGTCGCCGAAGTCGTAGAACGCCGTGCTGCTGCTCAGACCGACGATCGGAACGTCCCACGCCGGATTCATCAGGTGGCAGCTCGCGATGGTTCCGTAGTCCACGCGGAAGTTCGGGTTGCGCATCACCTTCGCGACCAGGCCGTCCTCTTCGATCGCATGGTGGATGGCCTCGGCGAGCTCGACGTCGACGTCGATCTCGTAGCGGTAGCGGAAGAGGTTCGGGAAGATCGGATCGACGCTCAGCCCGCTGAAGTGCGGCACACCGAGCACGTGCGTTCCCTGGGTGGTCTTCCAGTGCGGGGAGTGGACCACGAACACGTCGGGCTCGAGCGCGAGCACGCTCCTGCGGCAGCGCTCGTAGCCCCAGCGCAGCATCTCCCACCCGCACTCGGCGCGGGGTTCGTTCTGCGGGGGGTTCTCGGCGTAGACCAGGTGCGGCGGGTGCGGGGCGAGCACCCCGGCCACGATGCGTCCTCCACTCATCGGCTCTCCGTTCGTTCGTTCAGGCGGATGCAGACGTTGCGGGCCTCGCTGAAGAACTCGAGCGACCAGCGACCGCCCTCGCGGCCCACACCGCTGTCCTTCACGCCGCCGAAGGGCACGCGCAGATCGCGCAGCAACCACGTGTTCACCCAGACCATGCCGCACTCCAGCCGCGCGCTCACCCGGTGCGCGCGGTCGAGGTCGCGCGTCCACACGCTGGCGCTCAGGCCGTAGCGCACGCCGTTGGCCAGCGCGAGGGCTTCGTCCTCGGTGTCGAAGGGATGCACGGTCACGACGGGACCGAAGATCTCCTCGGTGGCCGTGCGGCAGGAAGGCTCGAGTCCGGTGATCACGGCGGGCTCGAGGAAGAATCCGCCGGAGAGTTCCCCGTCGAGCCGGGGTCGTTCGCCCCCGCAGAGGATGGTCCCGCCCTCGTCGCGGGCGAGCTGCAGGTACGACTCGACCTTCTCGCGGTGCGTCGCACTGATCAGCGCACCGACCTGGGTCTTCGCGTGGTCGGGATCGCCGAGCCGCAGGGCGCGCACGCGGTCGACGAAGCGCTCGACGAAGGCGTCGTGGATGGAGCGCTCCACCAGCACGCGCGATCCGCACAGGCAGATCTCGCCCTGGTTCGCGAAGCCGGCCTTCACGGTGCCGGCCACGGCGCGCTCGAGGTCGCTGTCGGCGAACACCAGCGTGGGGTTCTTCCCACCGAGCTCCAGGCTCAGCTTCTTGAAGTCCTCGGCCGCGGTGCGGGCAACGGTGCGGCCGGTGGCCGTACCGCCGGTGAACGAGATCGCGCCGACGCCGTCGGCGGCGCACAGGGCCTGGCCGACCTCGGCACCGACGCCGTGGACCACGTTGAAGACGCCCGGCGGCAGTCCCACGTCGTCGACGATCTCGGCCAGGGCGTTCGCGGTGAGGGGCGTGAGTTCGCTCGGCTTGGCGATCACCCGGTTGCCCATGGCCAGCGCGGGGGCCGTCTTCCAGCTCAGCAGGTAGAGCGGGAGGTTCCACGGTGTGATCAACGCGACGTTTCCCACGGGCTGGCGCAGCGTGTAGTTGATCGCGCCGGGCATGGTCTGGAATCCGTCCTCGTGGTGCCGCACGGCGCCGGCGAAGAAGCGGAAGTTCGCCACCGCGCGCGGGATGTCCACACTGCGCGCGAGCGACCGCGGCTTTCCGGTGTCGAAGGATTCGAGCGAGGACAGCTCGTCGAGCCGCTCCTCGATCCGGTCGGCGATGGCGTCGAGGAGATCGGCGCGCTCGGCCACCGTGGTGTGGGCCCACGGTCCCCGGCCGGCCTCGGTGGCGGCGGTGACCGCCGCGGCCA
This window contains:
- a CDS encoding MFS transporter, with the translated sequence MPNQLRWPTKLGYGAAEFGVVAVETLLQIYLLKFYNTVVGLPAAWTGLALALAIVWDAVSDPLMGGLSDRTRSRWGKRRPYIMPGALALAVGFVLLFNPPTLDGHVFQFLFLLVTYVFVNTAMTVVSVPHLALGGEISFDRDERTEVFGYRRVVSVFGSVLGLTLPAIVLAALGGGESPALEQRSRDLASWLLTVPIVLSAVVTVYATRGLDRVDDGPRQTMSVRSLFRGQLQVLRNPAFVPLLLAFVVAAIGRAINASIGLYYYEFRLGLSEERTVGYVLLPFFLFFLVSIAGWVWASKRYGKRVPALVGVGGLGVLTIVVYPLFPPGSLVGPIGMAFVGGLLAGAIVLLDSMVADVVDHDELRTGRKREGLYFGVWKMGTKLSRAIGLGLAGLLLGVIGFDENAVTQGPEVGLRLAILFGPVVGLFFLAGGWVLTRAPLTDARHRRVQELLVRRRAARRRREVSAGA
- a CDS encoding Rid family hydrolase gives rise to the protein MSEPLVDPQIARGYVVPGKPHPLLCPERAEPWRKLRDAFEAVRREIERTEADLLLLYSTQWLSVIGHQIQADPNPEWTLVDQEWHDLGDMPYSFRMDADYAAAYQRTATRRGLHARTVAYHGFPIDTGTVVALKLLNPDSRLPACVVSCNMYADRAETLVLGKAARDALREQGKRAIAISVTALSNRMFTRSIEPSEDRVSAIKDDEWNRKIVEILAEGRLEDVSQHAREFTAQAHADQKMKAIWWLAALMGQSNRYEGHVFDYQPLVGTGAAVVGLTPAPKSAADLEFDEEDVEVFIGDRNVLSGQASSEPDTAEPRATGPTTSETTAAPTPRSAPAGVVHAEKAPRPVGAFPHARRVGDLLFVSGMGPRTPGTDAVPGGAVWDERGEKQDYDVEAQTRAVIENVRTVLEASGSSLDRVIDVQCFLIDMERDFEAFNRVYAEFFADVEATRTTVEVERLPTPIAVEFKVIAQA
- a CDS encoding tRNA U-34 5-methylaminomethyl-2-thiouridine biosynthesis protein; its protein translation is MSGGRIVAGVLAPHPPHLVYAENPPQNEPRAECGWEMLRWGYERCRRSVLALEPDVFVVHSPHWKTTQGTHVLGVPHFSGLSVDPIFPNLFRYRYEIDVDVELAEAIHHAIEEDGLVAKVMRNPNFRVDYGTIASCHLMNPAWDVPIVGLSSSTAFYDFGDDVGHEEMISLGHATRRAIERSGRRAVVLSSCSLSHRHFTHESETPEDMSREHVYHHGQYLWDMRLLDHMRRGRTRQIADEMVDFTRQATAETKEGSLSWMLAAMDFPTGPAEVHAYGTVIGTGNAVVEWNLERAEVTR
- a CDS encoding aldehyde dehydrogenase: MSRRVENYLGGAFVPASGGDRIDDVAPATGAVVATIPRSGPDDVAAAVTAATEAGRGPWAHTTVAERADLLDAIADRIEERLDELSSLESFDTGKPRSLARSVDIPRAVANFRFFAGAVRHHEDGFQTMPGAINYTLRQPVGNVALITPWNLPLYLLSWKTAPALAMGNRVIAKPSELTPLTANALAEIVDDVGLPPGVFNVVHGVGAEVGQALCAADGVGAISFTGGTATGRTVARTAAEDFKKLSLELGGKNPTLVFADSDLERAVAGTVKAGFANQGEICLCGSRVLVERSIHDAFVERFVDRVRALRLGDPDHAKTQVGALISATHREKVESYLQLARDEGGTILCGGERPRLDGELSGGFFLEPAVITGLEPSCRTATEEIFGPVVTVHPFDTEDEALALANGVRYGLSASVWTRDLDRAHRVSARLECGMVWVNTWLLRDLRVPFGGVKDSGVGREGGRWSLEFFSEARNVCIRLNERTESR